A window of Zingiber officinale cultivar Zhangliang chromosome 5A, Zo_v1.1, whole genome shotgun sequence contains these coding sequences:
- the LOC121983117 gene encoding NAC domain-containing protein 87-like codes for MIMGESINLPPGFRFHPKDEEIILHYLIPRIVNLSFTSTAMGDVDLNKCEPWQLRSKAKMQGEKEMYFFFQKDRKYPTGMRTNRATESGYWKATGKDKEIFKAKTTALIGMKKTLVFYKGRAPRGEKTNWVMHEFRLEGQHLLPNLPRSSKDEWVVCRVMNKNIGLKRLINSPPAGDDLVDGTLPPLIESNLNYDHQHQNNVAMNPFWGSQSAPSLQTLNYSNIYSSVGTASLGAYLLQDGTLLGSSASMMECKLENPSLEKGLSTDRNIDISSVMPMKHYDDYFDEAWTSTYGF; via the exons ATGATCATGGGAGAGAGCATAAATTTGCCTCCTGGTTTCAGGTTCCACCCCAAAGACGAGGAGATCATCCTTCACTACCTCATCCCCAGGATCGTCAACCTCAGCTTCACCTCGACGGCCATGGGAGATGTGGACTTGAACAAGTGCGAACCATGGCAACTTCGAA GCAAGGCGAAGATGCAAGGGGAGAAGGAGATGTACTTCTTCTTCCAAAAGGACAGGAAGTACCCGACAGGGATGAGGACCAACAGGGCCACCGAGTCTGGCTACTGGAAAGCCACCGGGAAAGACAAGGAGATCTTTAAGGCCAAAACCACCGCCCTCATCGGCATGAAGAAAACCCTTGTGTTCTACAAGGGaagagctccccggggtgaaaaGACCAATTGGGTGATGCATGAATTCAGGCTCGAAGGCCAGCATCTCCTCCCCAATCTCCCAAGATCTTCCAAG GATGAATGGGTAGTATGCAGGGTTATGAACAAGAACATAGGGCTGAAGAGACTGATCAATAGTCCACCAGCAGGAGATGATCTCGTTGATGGCACCTTGCCTCCATTGATCGAGTCAAACCTAAATTATGATCATCAACACCAGAACAACGTCGCCATGAATCCATTTTGGGGTTCGCAATCAGCTCCTTCTCTTCAAACCCTAAACTACAGCAACATCTATAGCTCAGTGGGGACGGCGAGCTTGGGAGCTTACCTCCTCCAAGATGGGACATTGCTGGGATCATCTGCGAGCATGATGGAGTGCAAGTTAGAGAATCCGTCGCTCGAGAAAGGATTGAGCACCGATCGTAACATCGATATCTCTTCTGTAATGCCGATGAAGCACTATGACGACTACTTTGATGAGGCATGGACAAGTACTTACGGATTTTGA